The following nucleotide sequence is from Vicia villosa cultivar HV-30 ecotype Madison, WI unplaced genomic scaffold, Vvil1.0 ctg.000218F_1_1, whole genome shotgun sequence.
TTAGAGCTTGATTAGCTACTAAAAAAAGAAAGttaagttctttttttttttcatatgcaaATGTTGCATTAATAGTTTGTAGTTCAGCAAAGTGCTAGATGAGCAATATGAACTATGAAGTGTCAACTATGTAATAACCAATTATCATAAGGCTTCACCCAATTTACACCAATTCGAACAGCAATTAACCAATTATCACAAGGTATCAATCAGTCAAAATTAATCATTGTCTATGCGATAATTTGAAAACTATACAATGGGAGGAGGTTTGTAAGGGTTGCATTATTGGGCTGTCTCAAATAGAGGATTGAAGATAAGGTGTCAAAGGACAGAGAAAGAATATTGGTATAATAAGAGATGTCCTGCCTTAACTTCTTGAACAATTGATGCAttaacatttttctattaaaacaaAACTGTGTTTGGTATCATCTATTTTTTTGCTTATGAACTATTTTTCCCATCGACGACATGAACATTTGACAAACAGAATTATATACGATCATAATGCTGCAGACAGCAGAAATTGAATTATAAACTGCATGGTTGCACAAAGAATATTACTAAACATTTCACTGATTTGAAGTTACTATATTATTTAGACAAGGAAATAATTTAAAAGAACAATGCTAAAATGACCAATAAAAACTTAACTAGAGAAAAGATGTATGAAAAGTAAATATATGTATTATTACTATATCTGAAAAACAACCATTCACTCATTCTTGCAGATATTAAAAACATCAACACagtttgaaaattaaaacagcACAAACAAAAAATAGAGTACCTTCGACATCAACAAAACTAAGATTCAATACACATGAATTTCTACTTCAGGATAAGAATGACTTTGGCTTATTCTGCCATCTTATCTTCCTCATCAtcaccaccatcatcatcatcatctctcaACTCAAGGTCGTCAAGCTCAGCCAGCAACTCATTGAATGGAACAGAAGGCAGCTCTTCACCATCAGCTACAGAAGATGCCACCTCAGATGGCTGATAATCCTTATTTTGGTATAAAGATATGTTGAACCGTAACTCAGGGTTTTCTTCAATGTCTTTCAAGAATTGTTCATATTCAGACGCCTCCTTATCTTCATTAACCTTCTCATCAACTTCCATCACAAGTGACTTAAGCTTCCATGCACGAGCCTTCGGGCGTCGCTTCTGTCGTCTCTCTTCATAACTCTTCTTTATCAAAACCACTTCAGGAACATGACCTCTGAAATTGTCCAACTCCATGTCATTAGTGTTAGCACTATACAAGTCATAACCAAGTGCTAAGTCGCCAGGCTTTAAGAGATGGCCCAAGTGAGTTTTGATATTAAACATTATGTCATTCTTTCCGAAATCTGACACACGAGCCACTTGAGCATCAGCTAAAACATATTTCGTGCCACCAACAATAACCTCAGATGAAACCGGCTCAATATCCAACACAATATATTCCACTAACTGTCTGCTAGTAAGTAAGGACTTAAAGGATGTCCTCCAATACTGATCAGCATCTAAGAAACCGAATTTCAGTGTATGCGGATCAAGCAAAGCAATGCTGTTAGTAACCTTGGTGCAAATCACAATAGGACCGATATTCCCCAAGGGTCCAGCCGCTTTAGGAGGCAAACAAATCAAATCCTCACGACAAATGGGACTGATTTCAACAGAGAAAGtgtatttataattataaatactaCTCTTAACATCATGAGAAACAAGCTGCTTATCGCTACGACTCCTTATAGGAGACACTTTCCCTATAAACTCAACAAACTTGTTCCCATGGCTTCGACTAGTGAAATAGAAATCAATACCATGATCCATCTGCTTGATCCGGACAGCACGAGCAGCAGCACCATGCTTCAGAATCAACTGCTCCAAATAAAAGAAAGTCCGCCTATGCGACACATGCTGCCTGAGCTGCACAGCAGCAACCCACTGATCAGGATTCGCCGCAACCTTCGAACAAGACTCACACATGTGATCCTGTTGAACATACTCAACAAGATAAGACTGTTCCAGAATCGCGCCATGATAAACCTCCTTCTGAACACTGACCTTAACTTTCACCCTCTTGGAATGTGGCTCCGTCCAAATAAACTCAGCATTAACCAACTTCGCTTTGTTGATATTCATATTCTTCTGCAACCTTTTCAAGCAGAATGTCAAGAGCTCCTTTGATTCTAATTGTAGTTTGACCCAAGTTCGTGGCGGCTGCAAGTAGCTTTCGCAGTCGGGGCAATGAACAAGCACGAGACGCTTGAGTAAGCCTTCGGTAATATCGACTTCGGAGCGCAAACACTTGACGCACATATTGGCAGCATTTGGTTGCATGTTAATCCCACATTTGCAACACTTAACACTGCCAATTGTATGTTGAACCATGAACATACCAGCTTCTCCAGCCATTTCTAATAAACCTAACATAGTAAATAACAGAAAATAACATTCCACTGTGAGAAAGTATAAAAAATAGAACCAAGAATCAACTTAGAAAACATAAGAATAGATACAGAAATTAACCCTAatacttatataaataaaataaataataattttatatcaaTTGAATATAGGCGGTTAGTTGCGGCTAATAGCGGCGCGATTGAGGCGGTTTGGAACAGCGGCTGCCGCTACAGCGATGGCGGATGAGGTACACATCACTGTGGCGGTTGCCTCGGATGTTTTTCAAGACGGTGCAAGTAGCTGCCATCGAGGAGTTTCGCGACCGCTATAAAGAAGAttgtttgaaaaaatgaatagagATCGAAAGAGAGAAACCTGAAGAAACACGGTGGAAGGAGGAGGTGTGGTGAAGAAGAAATGAAAAAGCACGATACGAAGGAAATGAAGCAGCGGCGTGGTTGATTTACGGTGGTTGCCGAAAATTTTGCTAGGTTTACAATAAATTGTGAAAATGTGtttatttaatcaataaaaaaagatttttcttttgttttaagtGAACATGGGCTTCATTAAAATTTGGAGTTCGATTTTGACTTCTATTCGATGGGCCTCATCATAGGAATGTACCTCGCACTTCCACGCCTATACCCCACCCTCACCTCCACGTTTGGTTTGAAAGGtctaaaatacattttttttttacaaaagtaaaaaaagttaaatttttttaCTCACTCAcgtaaaaaaagtaaaaaattagaACAAGACTTCTCcatctttcataaaaaaaaaaataaatacaagtaccttttctttttttctctagtttttttttttttgtatttatttgtctaggttttatgtaattttttgtgattattttttttatgtaattttgttTAACTTGTTGTTTTAACAATTTGATCTAATCTTTTATACAATAAAATCACTCAAAATAGAATGCAGGCTGGTTTTTAGTGTCATTTTGTATAACATTTTCTATATATTTTAATGTGATTAACATTAGGAGTTTGTTCTAGGCCGAT
It contains:
- the LOC131625508 gene encoding uncharacterized protein LOC131625508, whose product is MAGEAGMFMVQHTIGSVKCCKCGINMQPNAANMCVKCLRSEVDITEGLLKRLVLVHCPDCESYLQPPRTWVKLQLESKELLTFCLKRLQKNMNINKAKLVNAEFIWTEPHSKRVKVKVSVQKEVYHGAILEQSYLVEYVQQDHMCESCSKVAANPDQWVAAVQLRQHVSHRRTFFYLEQLILKHGAAARAVRIKQMDHGIDFYFTSRSHGNKFVEFIGKVSPIRSRSDKQLVSHDVKSSIYNYKYTFSVEISPICREDLICLPPKAAGPLGNIGPIVICTKVTNSIALLDPHTLKFGFLDADQYWRTSFKSLLTSRQLVEYIVLDIEPVSSEVIVGGTKYVLADAQVARVSDFGKNDIMFNIKTHLGHLLKPGDLALGYDLYSANTNDMELDNFRGHVPEVVLIKKSYEERRQKRRPKARAWKLKSLVMEVDEKVNEDKEASEYEQFLKDIEENPELRFNISLYQNKDYQPSEVASSVADGEELPSVPFNELLAELDDLELRDDDDDGGDDEEDKMAE